Proteins found in one Vallitalea guaymasensis genomic segment:
- a CDS encoding AraC family transcriptional regulator → MLKKDIITDNPIENIKSIFSEVPYKYHFKIHTAYNIDEVPLTWKIEDNRRNKDFHIIFIKGGNGYYYLNGKEEQLKRGKVIFVSNDFPHSAIPDKSNLPSIMPIRFGLYDNKTLCQRENYFSHPFSYAFHANDIIKYQKLFERLYQIANGDSDLSDEMCNSIMTQIFYELVNDYECDKEYKKDSRIESVKIYIDENPSSVFTIDDLAKLANLSKKQFTRLFNVQYKISPYQYIIKSKIRYATFLLEETEMSVKEISNYLGYPNQYSFSKQFKKCMGCAPSLWNQRRA, encoded by the coding sequence ATGTTAAAGAAGGATATAATCACTGATAATCCAATAGAAAATATTAAAAGCATATTTAGTGAGGTACCTTACAAATACCATTTTAAAATACATACCGCTTATAATATTGATGAAGTACCTTTGACATGGAAAATTGAAGACAATAGAAGAAATAAAGATTTTCATATAATATTTATTAAAGGTGGTAATGGTTATTATTATCTTAATGGTAAGGAAGAGCAATTGAAAAGAGGTAAGGTTATCTTTGTTAGTAATGACTTTCCCCATAGTGCAATACCTGATAAATCTAATTTGCCTTCTATTATGCCTATTAGATTCGGATTATATGATAATAAAACTTTATGCCAGAGAGAAAATTACTTCTCACATCCTTTTTCATATGCTTTTCATGCTAATGATATTATTAAGTATCAGAAACTATTTGAGAGATTATATCAGATAGCTAATGGTGACAGTGACTTATCAGATGAAATGTGTAATAGTATAATGACCCAGATATTTTATGAATTGGTCAATGATTATGAATGTGATAAGGAGTATAAAAAAGACAGTAGAATAGAAAGTGTTAAAATCTACATAGATGAGAATCCTAGTAGCGTGTTTACTATTGATGATTTAGCTAAGTTGGCTAATCTATCAAAAAAACAGTTTACAAGGCTTTTTAATGTGCAATACAAAATATCACCATATCAATATATAATAAAGTCTAAAATAAGGTATGCAACATTTTTACTAGAGGAAACTGAAATGAGCGTAAAAGAGATTTCTAATTATCTAGGTTATCCTAATCAGTATTCTTTTTCTAAGCAGTTCAAGAAGTGTATGGGGTGTGCGCCTTCTTTGTGGAATCAAAGAAGAGCTTAA
- a CDS encoding sensor histidine kinase encodes MFRVKRFSTKLLISYLVIICLFIIVSAAFIYDQFYKTLDQQTANFVFEILDSESTSLNETTAHMESIILGISVNSTLNEFIRSASTYSDKEYTDNYSNTVEPLLDWIVKSNNEISRINMFTTNTHIHDVGYFFNYNQYMKEGWFPEEVQEQQLYQTYWDKMHRHRDYLKVNSSDGYVYSLFYWYEIGDNKALIEFEISTNILFSSLKDYSISKSGYITIYDFPLNRFLKDDPILNYLRTNQEFILALQENEKGIYHFNYEDIDYEAFFNQANITGSYLITIIPEKEIKNLIPVNKNIVYFLSGFVIIIIGLAIIFQRSFASRIVSVQKAIKQVEKGDFSIHIPVKGKDEIDMLANDFNIMATKIEDLINKVYVSEIERKQAELFALQSQIRPHFIYNTLESIRMLAEINDEEEISSGLMALGQLIRSKNHSSEDLITIKDEIKTVENYITVENITHNNRIHFQVDVDENIESLKIINMILQPILENSIIHGFNSGYDLNITMGIKTDGKMLQITVDDDGLGVDNDRLIELKNSLLEMKYNKNISIGLINVQKRIKLYFGEAYGIEVIQLEKGLRVVIKLPVIS; translated from the coding sequence ATGTTTAGAGTTAAAAGATTCAGTACCAAATTACTGATTAGTTATCTAGTCATTATCTGTTTATTCATTATAGTTAGTGCTGCTTTCATTTATGACCAGTTCTATAAGACCTTAGATCAGCAAACTGCTAATTTTGTATTTGAGATATTGGATAGTGAGTCAACTAGTTTAAATGAAACTACTGCTCATATGGAAAGTATTATACTAGGTATTTCTGTTAATAGTACTTTGAATGAATTCATTAGGAGTGCCAGTACATACAGTGATAAAGAGTACACTGATAACTATAGTAATACAGTTGAACCATTATTAGATTGGATAGTCAAATCTAATAACGAAATAAGCAGGATAAATATGTTTACAACCAACACACATATTCATGATGTAGGGTATTTCTTTAATTATAATCAATATATGAAAGAAGGTTGGTTTCCAGAGGAAGTACAAGAACAACAATTATACCAGACCTATTGGGATAAGATGCATAGACACAGAGATTATCTAAAAGTAAATTCAAGTGATGGTTATGTATATTCATTGTTTTACTGGTATGAAATAGGAGATAATAAAGCACTTATTGAATTTGAGATCAGTACTAACATACTTTTTAGCAGTTTAAAAGATTATTCTATCAGCAAATCAGGTTATATAACAATCTATGACTTTCCACTTAATCGTTTTCTAAAGGATGACCCAATATTAAATTATCTAAGAACTAACCAAGAATTTATATTAGCTTTACAAGAAAATGAAAAAGGTATTTACCATTTCAATTATGAAGATATAGATTACGAAGCATTTTTTAATCAAGCTAACATCACAGGAAGTTATCTTATAACAATTATACCTGAAAAGGAAATCAAGAATCTAATACCTGTTAATAAAAATATAGTGTATTTTTTATCTGGATTCGTAATCATTATCATAGGACTTGCAATCATCTTTCAAAGAAGTTTTGCCAGTAGAATTGTTTCTGTACAAAAGGCAATAAAGCAAGTAGAAAAAGGAGATTTTTCAATACATATTCCTGTTAAAGGAAAAGATGAGATTGATATGTTGGCTAATGACTTCAATATCATGGCAACTAAAATAGAAGATTTAATCAATAAAGTATATGTATCTGAAATTGAAAGAAAGCAAGCCGAGCTTTTCGCCTTACAATCACAGATTCGTCCACATTTTATTTACAATACCCTAGAAAGTATAAGAATGCTAGCAGAGATTAATGACGAAGAGGAAATATCTTCAGGGTTAATGGCACTTGGACAGTTGATTCGTTCTAAGAACCATAGTTCAGAAGACCTTATTACCATAAAAGATGAAATAAAGACAGTAGAGAACTATATCACAGTAGAAAATATTACTCATAATAATAGAATTCATTTTCAGGTTGATGTAGATGAAAACATAGAATCATTAAAAATCATAAATATGATATTACAACCTATCCTAGAAAACTCAATAATTCATGGATTCAACAGTGGATATGATTTGAATATTACGATGGGTATAAAAACGGACGGTAAGATGTTACAAATCACTGTAGATGATGATGGACTTGGTGTGGATAACGACAGATTGATAGAATTAAAAAACAGCTTATTAGAAATGAAATATAACAAGAATATCAGCATCGGTTTGATTAATGTTCAAAAGAGAATAAAACTTTACTTTGGAGAAGCTTACGGTATAGAGGTTATACAATTAGAGAAAGGATTGCGTGTAGTAATTAAATTGCCGGTTATTAGCTAA
- a CDS encoding FadR/GntR family transcriptional regulator, producing the protein MKERASDIVFRTIKENIISGKWVSGTKIMSETQLASELNVSRISVREAIEKLAALNILSKKQGGGTYVNDLQPSIYFNSLIPMLTLDRDNYMEILEFRLIFETQSMGLCVKRCTDDKIEELEECYHRMVKYEQDEERFTDEDLKFHMLIVEGANNSILKKVSEVLGEILRYHQKRLYKELGPGGGIKEHKMMLEAIKNRDEELATIYMRRHIERTIEDIKNTRID; encoded by the coding sequence ATGAAAGAAAGAGCTAGTGATATTGTTTTTAGAACAATAAAAGAAAACATAATAAGCGGCAAATGGGTTTCAGGTACAAAAATTATGTCAGAAACACAACTTGCCAGTGAACTGAATGTTAGTAGAATATCAGTAAGAGAAGCTATAGAGAAATTAGCGGCTCTGAATATATTAAGTAAAAAGCAGGGTGGAGGAACATATGTCAATGATTTGCAGCCATCAATATATTTTAATTCTCTTATACCCATGCTTACACTAGATAGAGATAACTATATGGAAATATTAGAGTTCAGACTTATCTTTGAAACGCAAAGTATGGGATTATGTGTTAAAAGATGTACTGATGATAAAATAGAAGAGCTGGAAGAATGCTACCATAGAATGGTTAAATATGAGCAAGATGAAGAAAGATTTACAGATGAAGACCTTAAGTTTCATATGCTTATAGTTGAAGGTGCTAATAATTCAATCTTAAAAAAGGTTAGTGAGGTTTTGGGAGAGATATTACGATATCATCAAAAGAGATTGTATAAGGAATTAGGACCAGGTGGCGGTATAAAAGAACATAAAATGATGCTTGAAGCCATAAAGAATAGAGATGAAGAATTAGCAACAATATATATGAGAAGACATATAGAAAGAACTATAGAGGATATTAAAAACACTAGGATTGATTAA
- a CDS encoding amidohydrolase family protein, producing the protein MKKNIALLILILLITNINNTVTYAHDTNCNPKPLHAYTDHHVHMMSEEFSEVFKTLLGTDTYIDIPIEEVSGEKIVSLLDEANMNKAFVLSNSYIYGMDQVQDSNEYENVKKENNYLANEVAKYPDRLIGFFSVNPLKDYAISEIDRCYDELGLSGLKLHFTNSDVDLRNPEHLIKIKQLFTHVSEKGIPILLHFRSRSPEFGKEDAEILIDNVISEIPNLKLQIAHLGGWGSFDRSAKEVFATFIEKYNSNPYLKKENIYFDISGVIVTDREKELGLDVTTEEDLKKLARMLKEWGLDNIVFGTDYQYQTQTGYLEYMKTYLPLANYEIQNILNNDLSKIFFNCEE; encoded by the coding sequence ATGAAGAAAAATATTGCTTTACTTATTCTAATCTTATTAATTACTAATATTAACAATACTGTGACTTATGCTCATGATACTAACTGTAATCCAAAACCGTTACATGCTTATACAGATCATCATGTACATATGATGAGTGAGGAATTCTCAGAAGTATTTAAAACATTGTTGGGTACTGATACATATATTGATATTCCTATTGAAGAAGTTTCAGGTGAAAAAATAGTATCTTTATTAGATGAAGCAAATATGAATAAAGCTTTTGTACTATCTAATAGTTATATTTATGGTATGGATCAAGTTCAAGATTCTAATGAATATGAGAATGTTAAAAAAGAGAATAATTATTTAGCTAATGAAGTTGCAAAATATCCTGACAGATTAATAGGATTTTTTAGTGTTAATCCTTTAAAAGATTATGCTATAAGTGAGATTGATAGATGTTATGATGAATTAGGATTATCAGGGTTAAAGTTACATTTTACAAATTCTGATGTTGATTTAAGGAATCCAGAGCATCTTATAAAAATAAAACAATTGTTCACACATGTTTCAGAAAAAGGAATCCCTATTTTATTACATTTCAGAAGTAGAAGTCCAGAGTTTGGAAAGGAAGATGCTGAGATATTAATAGATAATGTAATATCTGAAATTCCTAATTTAAAGCTACAGATTGCTCATTTGGGGGGATGGGGTAGTTTTGATAGATCCGCTAAAGAAGTATTTGCTACATTTATTGAAAAATATAATTCAAACCCTTATCTAAAAAAAGAAAATATTTATTTTGATATTTCAGGAGTAATTGTAACTGATAGAGAAAAAGAATTAGGATTGGATGTAACAACTGAAGAAGATTTAAAAAAACTAGCTAGGATGTTGAAAGAATGGGGATTAGATAATATTGTATTCGGAACAGATTACCAATATCAAACTCAAACTGGTTATTTGGAATATATGAAAACTTATCTACCTCTAGCTAATTATGAAATTCAAAATATATTAAATAATGATTTGTCTAAGATATTTTTTAATTGTGAAGAGTGA
- the ilvD gene encoding dihydroxy-acid dehydratase produces MLKSQELRSLAPELDSLRIGSGWKVEELDKPQIFVQSSYGHSHPGSAHLDKLVKGVCEGVYEEGGRPAKYFVTDMCDGEAQGHDGMNYSLASREMIANMIEIQYQATPFDAGVFIASCDKSVPAHLMAIARLDVPSVILPGGVMKAGPDTLTLEQIGTYSAMYQRNEITEEKYTYYKHNACPSCGACSFMGTACTMQIMAESLGLALPGTSLIPAVGEEIEEVSVRAGKHALKLAELGLKPSTILTKEAFENAIVIHAAIAGSTNTLLHIPAIAHEVGIDIAPELFDEIHRRVPYILNIRPSGFYPGEYFWYAGGVPGVMEQVKEYLHLDVLTVTGKTLGENLEELKKNGYYEKCHEYLKELNIKPEEIIKNKNNPIQAQGAIAILKGNLAPEGAVVKHSAISKKLMQVILKARPFDSEEEAIKAVLTKEVQPGDAVFIRYEGPKGTGMPEMFYTTEAIASDEELVESIALITDGRYSGATRGPAIGHVSPEASEGGPIALVEKDDLIKIDIPNRVLSIIGVNGVEKSEEEMTEILRMRKDKWQKPAPKYTKGALGAYTALAVSPMKGGYMDCR; encoded by the coding sequence ATGTTAAAGAGTCAAGAATTAAGATCATTAGCGCCAGAATTGGATTCTCTTAGAATTGGTTCTGGATGGAAAGTAGAAGAATTAGATAAACCACAGATTTTTGTTCAAAGCAGTTATGGGCACAGTCACCCAGGAAGTGCGCATTTAGATAAACTGGTAAAAGGTGTATGTGAAGGTGTATATGAAGAAGGTGGACGTCCAGCAAAATATTTTGTAACAGATATGTGTGATGGAGAAGCCCAAGGACATGATGGAATGAACTATTCATTAGCATCTAGAGAAATGATAGCCAATATGATTGAGATACAATATCAGGCTACACCATTTGATGCAGGTGTATTCATTGCAAGTTGTGATAAATCCGTGCCAGCACATTTAATGGCTATTGCTAGATTGGATGTGCCATCAGTAATATTACCAGGTGGAGTCATGAAAGCTGGTCCTGATACACTTACATTAGAGCAGATTGGTACTTATAGTGCTATGTATCAAAGAAATGAAATAACCGAAGAAAAATATACTTATTATAAGCATAATGCATGTCCAAGTTGTGGAGCATGTTCTTTTATGGGGACAGCATGTACTATGCAGATAATGGCAGAATCCTTAGGCTTAGCATTACCAGGGACATCATTAATCCCAGCAGTGGGAGAAGAGATAGAAGAAGTATCCGTAAGAGCAGGTAAACATGCTCTAAAATTAGCTGAGTTGGGATTGAAACCATCAACTATATTGACTAAAGAAGCATTTGAAAATGCAATTGTTATTCATGCTGCAATAGCCGGTTCTACCAATACTTTACTTCATATTCCTGCAATAGCACATGAAGTTGGAATTGATATTGCACCAGAATTATTTGATGAAATCCATAGAAGAGTACCTTATATATTAAATATAAGACCAAGTGGATTTTATCCAGGAGAGTATTTCTGGTATGCAGGTGGTGTGCCAGGAGTAATGGAACAAGTTAAAGAATATTTACATTTAGATGTTCTTACAGTAACAGGTAAAACTCTAGGCGAAAACTTAGAAGAATTAAAGAAAAACGGATATTATGAAAAATGTCACGAATATTTGAAAGAACTTAATATCAAGCCTGAAGAGATTATCAAGAATAAAAATAATCCAATTCAAGCTCAGGGTGCCATTGCTATTTTAAAAGGTAATTTAGCGCCAGAAGGAGCAGTGGTGAAACATTCTGCAATATCCAAGAAACTAATGCAGGTAATTCTAAAAGCCAGACCTTTTGATAGTGAAGAAGAAGCTATAAAAGCGGTTCTAACAAAAGAAGTACAACCTGGTGATGCTGTATTCATCAGATATGAAGGACCAAAGGGTACAGGTATGCCTGAGATGTTCTATACAACAGAAGCCATTGCATCAGATGAGGAGTTAGTAGAATCAATAGCTTTAATAACTGATGGTAGATATTCAGGAGCAACAAGAGGACCAGCCATAGGTCATGTTTCACCAGAAGCTTCAGAAGGTGGACCAATAGCACTAGTAGAAAAAGATGATTTGATTAAGATAGATATTCCAAACAGAGTTTTAAGCATTATTGGAGTAAATGGAGTAGAAAAATCTGAAGAAGAAATGACAGAAATTCTAAGAATGAGAAAAGATAAATGGCAAAAGCCAGCACCTAAATATACAAAAGGAGCATTAGGAGCATATACAGCCCTTGCGGTATCCCCTATGAAGGGTGGATATATGGACTGTAGATAA
- a CDS encoding type 2 periplasmic-binding domain-containing protein, with the protein MKKILVLTLCFVFATTLFVGCNKEKAVNKTGEEKNMSDREELEKNMFGWEIPNETIQISHFYASAQNPDKTEKETKAMRDYLLKEFNVELNKIVYDTDSNERLNLMLASNKYPDIITGLSLQEAKKWADLGKAIELSQYIESDSELSNKYGEILNRFTDKEGKIYYLSSGWGFLPIPDYAVHIRYDYWKELGEPSVATPEEYFNVLKQMQALHPTNENGEKVYALSTRGWNNTFNTLAGIWGIKDGYKENTNHELTHWVNTPEGLEMALWINQFHLNDMLDPDSFINKFEDWKAKTSNERILGHIGGWWTTWNAGHEVWQKTDENWTEEKRFIQVKVKSENVDEAYYTPVNTTGGSYTIITDKCKDPESVIKWFNFEISDMGTKLMGWGVPNTENSLWNTDGTEWSFVEEKKQDVINSTLDYTNLQETVSGGRFCLVGGTGLKEDKTTYYFDQNFNDLAKWKKLMNDNLADTIYDHSAFKGIVFPPQERATFIKQQVKDMLLSGWAEVVTASSQEECETKFFELRDKLSNVGIKELEEFVTIQYKANLERYYK; encoded by the coding sequence ATGAAAAAAATTTTAGTATTAACCTTATGTTTTGTTTTTGCTACAACATTGTTTGTGGGTTGTAATAAGGAAAAAGCTGTGAATAAAACAGGTGAAGAGAAAAATATGAGTGATAGGGAAGAGCTTGAAAAAAATATGTTCGGATGGGAAATACCTAATGAGACTATCCAAATATCCCATTTCTATGCTTCTGCTCAAAATCCTGATAAAACTGAAAAAGAGACAAAGGCAATGAGGGATTATCTATTGAAAGAATTTAATGTTGAGCTTAATAAAATCGTCTATGATACGGATTCCAATGAACGTTTGAATTTGATGTTGGCTTCAAACAAATATCCGGATATCATTACAGGGTTAAGTTTACAAGAAGCAAAAAAGTGGGCTGATCTTGGTAAGGCAATAGAGCTGTCTCAATATATAGAATCAGATAGTGAATTGTCTAATAAATATGGTGAGATATTGAATCGTTTTACAGACAAAGAGGGTAAAATATACTATTTAAGCAGTGGATGGGGGTTCTTGCCTATTCCAGACTATGCTGTACATATTAGGTATGATTACTGGAAGGAGTTAGGTGAACCAAGTGTTGCTACGCCAGAAGAGTATTTCAATGTACTTAAACAAATGCAGGCTCTTCATCCAACTAATGAAAATGGTGAAAAGGTATACGCTCTATCTACTAGAGGATGGAATAATACGTTCAATACATTAGCAGGTATATGGGGAATAAAAGATGGTTATAAAGAAAATACCAACCATGAACTGACACATTGGGTAAATACACCTGAAGGTCTTGAAATGGCTCTATGGATTAATCAATTTCACCTTAACGATATGCTTGATCCAGATAGTTTTATCAATAAATTCGAGGATTGGAAAGCAAAAACATCCAACGAAAGAATTCTAGGTCATATTGGTGGTTGGTGGACTACTTGGAATGCAGGTCATGAAGTATGGCAAAAAACTGACGAGAACTGGACTGAAGAAAAACGATTCATCCAAGTGAAAGTGAAATCAGAGAATGTTGATGAGGCTTATTATACACCAGTTAATACTACTGGAGGCAGTTATACTATCATAACTGATAAATGTAAGGACCCTGAATCTGTAATAAAATGGTTTAACTTTGAGATCTCAGATATGGGAACAAAACTTATGGGTTGGGGTGTACCAAATACAGAAAATTCTCTTTGGAATACAGATGGCACAGAATGGTCTTTTGTTGAAGAGAAGAAGCAGGATGTTATCAATAGTACTCTTGATTATACTAACCTTCAAGAAACAGTAAGTGGCGGTCGTTTTTGTTTGGTTGGCGGAACAGGTTTGAAAGAAGACAAAACAACCTATTATTTTGACCAGAATTTCAATGATTTAGCTAAATGGAAAAAACTTATGAATGATAATTTAGCAGATACTATATACGACCATTCTGCTTTTAAAGGAATAGTTTTTCCTCCTCAAGAACGAGCAACTTTCATCAAACAACAAGTTAAAGATATGCTTTTATCAGGTTGGGCTGAAGTCGTAACAGCATCTTCACAAGAAGAATGTGAAACAAAATTCTTCGAGTTAAGAGATAAGCTAAGTAATGTAGGAATAAAAGAGCTTGAAGAATTTGTGACTATACAATATAAAGCCAATCTTGAACGTTACTACAAATAA
- a CDS encoding helix-turn-helix domain-containing protein yields the protein MNHIEKNNNKFKVAYPSADYHLVIMHFNEGYDNTHIKLRHDNVLSCFPIDKNRLLVVINSRILDNFIKEYQAICKMGISNSINHLKDVRQSYYDASYSLEFRLYSNEKIFYYKELAKWLQKDIPTSHYYKEMLINAYKEGSIYFSKALDKIKLQVMDYAPYYFKKLLKDVVKNIITNEVDIDQLYVESDSLDMFVFKIKSTVFSNPSSTEKVDYQPSISRILRYLDEHIAENITLETVAKYTDMNTSYISFLFKKETGINFIDYLQNLRVTKAKELLRKTDYKIYKIAYQVGFNDDKYFYKLFKKHEGMTPLQYRKKFH from the coding sequence ATGAATCATATAGAAAAAAATAATAATAAGTTCAAGGTGGCATATCCTAGTGCAGATTATCATCTAGTAATTATGCACTTTAACGAAGGATATGATAATACCCATATAAAATTAAGGCATGATAATGTTTTATCATGTTTCCCTATAGATAAGAACAGATTATTAGTGGTTATTAACTCAAGAATATTGGATAATTTCATCAAGGAATATCAGGCAATATGCAAAATGGGTATTAGCAATTCAATTAATCACCTAAAAGATGTAAGACAGAGCTATTATGATGCATCTTATAGTCTTGAATTTCGCTTATACAGCAATGAAAAAATATTTTATTATAAAGAGTTAGCTAAGTGGTTGCAAAAAGATATACCAACAAGTCATTATTATAAAGAAATGCTCATAAATGCATATAAAGAGGGAAGTATATACTTTTCAAAAGCATTGGATAAGATAAAATTGCAGGTAATGGACTATGCTCCATATTATTTTAAGAAACTTTTAAAAGATGTAGTTAAAAATATTATCACAAATGAAGTTGATATCGACCAATTATATGTTGAAAGTGACTCATTGGATATGTTTGTCTTTAAAATAAAGTCTACAGTATTTTCAAACCCAAGTTCAACAGAAAAAGTGGATTATCAACCTAGTATTAGTCGCATCCTAAGGTATTTGGACGAGCATATTGCTGAAAATATTACATTGGAAACAGTAGCAAAATATACAGATATGAATACTTCCTACATAAGTTTTCTTTTCAAAAAGGAAACAGGTATAAATTTTATTGATTACCTGCAAAATCTTAGAGTAACTAAGGCAAAAGAGTTATTAAGAAAAACTGATTATAAAATATATAAGATAGCATATCAAGTGGGTTTTAATGATGATAAATATTTTTATAAACTATTTAAAAAGCATGAAGGAATGACTCCCCTCCAATATCGAAAGAAATTCCACTAA
- a CDS encoding response regulator: MRLLVVEDDNNIRRGLIKVIKKMHLPIEVFLEAESGDEAITLYLEHRPNIVITDIKMGEITGLDFIEYVRSIGDKVHFIIISGYTDFDYAQRAIRNKVVDYIKNPLIQNTSRRF; the protein is encoded by the coding sequence ATGCGTCTGCTTGTTGTTGAAGATGACAATAATATTCGTAGAGGATTAATAAAAGTAATTAAAAAAATGCATTTACCAATTGAAGTTTTTCTAGAAGCGGAAAGTGGTGATGAAGCAATTACTTTATATCTAGAACATAGACCCAATATTGTAATAACTGATATAAAAATGGGTGAAATAACAGGACTTGACTTCATTGAATATGTAAGAAGTATAGGTGACAAAGTCCATTTTATTATCATTAGTGGATATACTGATTTTGATTATGCTCAACGTGCAATACGTAATAAGGTTGTTGACTACATAAAAAACCCATTGATACAGAATACCTCAAGAAGATTCTAA
- a CDS encoding recombinase family protein, whose product MNNQIYGYVRVSTKDQNEERQVIAMKNFGLLADRIVIDKQSGKDFNRPGYKKLLKKLKPDDTLVLKSIDRLGRNYEEILEQWRIITKEKCAAIVVLDMPLLDTRKEKDLTGVLISDIVLQLLSYVAQTERERIRQRQAEGIAAAKARGVKFGPPQLEMPKEFFNLKKQWKEGKISARKAGKILNISYQTFLRRAKQ is encoded by the coding sequence ATGAATAATCAAATTTACGGATATGTAAGAGTATCTACTAAAGATCAGAATGAGGAACGTCAGGTAATAGCCATGAAAAATTTTGGATTGTTAGCTGATCGGATAGTAATCGACAAACAGTCAGGAAAAGATTTTAATAGACCCGGATATAAAAAGTTGTTAAAAAAACTTAAACCAGATGATACTCTAGTTTTAAAAAGCATTGATAGGTTAGGTAGAAATTACGAGGAAATACTTGAACAATGGAGAATTATTACCAAGGAAAAATGTGCTGCTATAGTAGTCTTAGACATGCCCTTACTAGATACAAGAAAAGAGAAAGATCTTACAGGAGTACTAATTTCAGATATCGTTTTGCAATTGCTTTCTTATGTAGCACAGACAGAAAGAGAGAGAATTCGCCAAAGGCAAGCAGAAGGAATTGCAGCAGCAAAAGCACGAGGAGTAAAATTCGGACCACCACAACTAGAGATGCCAAAAGAGTTTTTTAATCTGAAAAAGCAATGGAAGGAAGGAAAAATATCAGCTAGAAAAGCTGGTAAAATATTAAATATAAGTTACCAAACATTTTTACGTCGTGCAAAACAATGA
- a CDS encoding ABC transporter permease: MQQSIINNTYTTKKKNKLYRFVKIFKKDYQLWLISIPLIIWVLVFSYYPMYGVLMSFVNYIPGKAITDCEFVGLMHFRQFITSPEFSMVMRNTIAISGLNIIIGFPAPIILALLFNELKNLRFKKFIQTTSYLPHFISWVVTASIAFTIIGNEGLLNDILLSLGIIDKPISFLGTGKYFWGVITGLNIWKGVGWSSIIYLSAIAGVDKELYQAGAVDGLGRFGMIWHITLPGIRTTIILLLILGMGSLLNAGFEQQLLIGNPQTRQYYEVLDTYAYKYGIQLGNYSFATAIGLMKSVIGVTLVFTVNKIAKKYSDTSIV; this comes from the coding sequence ATGCAGCAAAGCATTATTAATAATACATATACTACTAAGAAAAAAAATAAATTATACAGGTTCGTAAAAATCTTCAAGAAAGATTATCAACTTTGGCTCATCAGTATTCCTTTGATTATTTGGGTGCTGGTATTCAGTTATTATCCTATGTATGGTGTATTAATGTCTTTTGTGAATTATATACCAGGTAAAGCTATTACAGATTGTGAATTTGTTGGGTTAATGCATTTTAGGCAATTCATTACTTCGCCAGAATTCAGTATGGTCATGCGAAATACCATTGCTATTAGCGGTCTGAATATCATTATTGGTTTTCCGGCACCTATAATACTAGCCTTATTATTCAATGAATTAAAGAATTTGAGGTTCAAGAAATTCATTCAAACTACATCCTATTTGCCTCATTTCATTTCATGGGTAGTTACTGCAAGTATTGCTTTCACTATAATAGGGAATGAAGGCCTTCTTAATGATATTCTCTTATCATTAGGAATTATTGATAAGCCTATTTCCTTTCTAGGTACAGGGAAATATTTCTGGGGTGTCATTACAGGATTAAATATCTGGAAAGGAGTGGGTTGGTCATCAATCATATATCTATCAGCTATTGCAGGTGTGGATAAAGAATTATATCAAGCTGGAGCGGTAGATGGATTAGGAAGGTTCGGTATGATTTGGCATATAACCTTACCTGGTATTCGTACAACAATCATCTTGTTACTGATACTTGGTATGGGCAGTTTGCTTAATGCAGGTTTTGAACAACAACTTTTGATTGGTAATCCTCAAACAAGACAATATTATGAAGTATTGGATACCTATGCGTATAAATACGGTATTCAGCTTGGTAATTATTCTTTTGCAACAGCTATTGGTTTAATGAAATCTGTAATAGGAGTAACACTAGTGTTCACAGTCAACAAAATCGCTAAGAAGTATTCAGATACATCTATAGTTTAG